The sequence GCTACTTTGAGTTGAAAgagacagagagagagagaaaggcCAAGAAAAAGCGGAGCATTGGAATGAGAGAAGAGATTTGTAAAAAAAGAGGTGAAAACTTGAACATGTACTTGGGATTCTGAGAAGAAagcaatatatatacatatatatacggAATAGAtacacagagagagagagagagagagggggATCGAGTGTGTGTGTGGAAAAGGGGGCATTTAAAAAGTGATATTGCAGCATTTGGTCTGTGCTATCCTCAGCATCCTCTCCTTTTCCAAAGCTCCTCTTGTCTCCCCTTCCATTTAATTTTTTCCACCTTCTCTCTCTTCTGTTTCCCCTCTTTCCGCTGGCCGTCGTTGTTCATTTTTTCACTTTTCCTACGGAAAGACGACACTTTTTTCCGTTTtcactttttttcttttccgGGAGAGTCTTTTTGTTCCGGACTATGAACTGAAGTAAACAGAGAAAGGTTTTATCCTTTTTGATCCAGCTCCAGGAGTTGGAATATATTTTTTCCTACCCTTTTCCTTGTAGTTGGAGATAATACAGTTATtcattgcgagattattctccGGCTAGATGAGACGCCAGCGAGACAATCCGTCCATTTATTTAAGCTGGGAAAAAGGGGTATAATTTCTGGAGGCAGGAGAATAAGAGAACGAAACATGAAGATGCCAGCGGCAGCCGGAAGTCAGCCGGTTAACACCAACTCCTCCGTTGATGGTCACTCTCTTGCGCCTGTTTCTTGCTATTTGTACACATCTCCAGCTCATTTTCCTATGCATTTTCTTCATGAAAAGAAGCTGTACATATAGAGGCGACCATTGTAAATTGTAAACATCATCATAAATTACAACGAACAAATTAAACAAGGCCTAAGCTTTATCTATTCGATTTTGAGGAATTTAATCTAGCATTATAGTTGGTACCAATTTGAGTCTTATCAAACACATTTATTTCAAGATTTCTTATGTTTCGTTTTTCTTCAAAAGAAGAATGAAATTTGTGGCACTTGTGGAAGCAGGCGAGAAGAAGAGCATAAATCCAGAGCTATGGCAAGCGTGCGCCGGCCCTCTGGTGAACTTGCCGGCAGCTGGGACCCACGTCGTCTACTTTCCTCAAGGTCACAGTGAACAGGTTAGTATACTTTTCTTGCAAAACTTAAACTACTGGATTGGTGCCATCCCCACCCCACTTCTTTTTCAGTTGCTGACTTGTATATGCAAGGATGCCATGATTCTTGGCTTCACTCTTCGTTATTatctatttatatattatatttgtattGTAGTTGTGTGTACGTCTATTCTTctgtttaattataatattaggTGTACTGTGGATCAATCCTCGCTATTGTGAGCTGTAGTTTGGAATAATAAATTGTAGAACAAGATGTTGGGATTTGAATTGGGTGTAGATTGAGTTAAAAAGGGTAGGAGGCCGTAAATAGATGATGAGAAGGGACAATACAGAGTGGACCTTGCTAACATGCGCAGATGTGCTGGGTGGGTTGTTGGTGGGAGGGGATTTTTTTTCCCTCTCTCTTTTTTGGTGGAGCATTATTGCCCCCGAAGAATAAAAAGATcattaatatctcaaatatttacatttttCATAGTGCAGTAAATATTTGTTGTATTGGGCATGGGGTTTATAAGTTCTACTGGATATTTTATTCATCAAGATTTGCTCATTCTCTTTAATCAACTGTTGGATACTGAACATTATTACAATATAATACAGGCACAAGCATCATATATAGAATTTTAGGAAATGACACGGCTGAAAACTTTTGCCTAAAGTGAAGGGGGAAATTTATGGGGAACGATTACTTAATTGGACATGTCATTATTTACGATATTGAGTTAAAGATCTTGGATCCTAATATTTTTATGGAATAAAGGTcaaatatttatcttttttggCAGAGAAATTTGAAATGGTATTCTCCGAAGATTTGAAGTTGCATCATAGTTTGGTTCCATAATATCACTCATGGAAATTGTTTTTGTAATGCTGATACTAAGTAATGTTCGCTTTCAGGTTGCCGCATCCATGAAAAAAGATGTGGATGCACAAATCCCGAACTACTCGAATCTTCCGTCGAAACTACTTTGCCTCCTTCACGGTGTCACTTTGCACGTATGCTCTTCTCTTCACATAGCTTCTATTTATTCTTTAGATCACAATAGTGTaagatatgataattataatCATTGTTTGAAATATGTTAGGCCGATCCAGAAACGGATGAAGTTTATGCTCAAATGACACTTCAACCAGTATCTTCGGTATTCTTCAGCCTCAGTTGAATAAAATGTAGCTTATATTTATTGCTTTCTGCAATTGGTTCCTCAATTTTATGTTCTAATAACCAACTTTTTGGACATGATATCTTGCAGTTTGATAGAGAAGCTTTATTAAGATCAGATCTATCTACGAAAGCAAATAAACCCCAAAcagattttttttgtaaaacattGACGGCAAGTGATACGAGTACTCACGGAGGATTTTCTGTGCCTCGTCGTGCTGCAGAAAAGATTTTTCCTCTTCTTGTAAGTAAATAAATCCTTggttttttagatttattcttGAATCATAACTCACTTGATATAGTACTTGTCTTGTTCTAGGACTTCACAATGCAACCACCAGCACAAGAAATTGTGGCTCGGGACTTGCATGATAATGTTTGGACATTTCGCCATATTTACCGGGGTAAGTTTATTTGCAAAAAGGCTGGATCAAGTGAAGGGGAAGGGTGCAGAGGCTCCTAAATGGAAAAtgggaaaataataaaaattctttgttcagtttttttttttagaacattcaAAACTTGCCACCTAGTTCTATTGAGCCGATCTCTCCCTAGAATTCCTTTATCTGCCCCTTATTTGGAAACTGTCATGTGGCTTTAGGCCCCTCATTGCGTCTGTCTttgtttttttcatttgtttaaAATAGATTAGTCATCCAACACACGCCCTACAAAATATGATacagtttataaaattatatcattAACTCCTCATTaagttgtttaaaaaataaaagtaaaggTTTTACAATAATTTATGGGTGAAAATTCATTTCAACAAGACTAAAATTTCTGTAGCCGGATCGTGTTTGTGGGATATTTTTGGAGCAATTGCTCAAGATGGGTATTTCCGTAGTCACCTTTcatatcattttttaaattcaagtaTTGAGATTGATTTTAGAATATAGGTTTTGGAGGATCAAGTAAAATTATGTAGTTGCTTCTTGGGAGAGATGGAAAGAAGAGATTAGTGATTGTCTCTGTTTGACGTTGCAATACAGGACAACCAAAGCGACATTTGCTTACGACTGGATGGAGCCTTTTCGTTAGTGGAAAGAGGCTATTCGCTGGTGACTCGGTCTTATTTATTAGGTAACGATGCAACTTTCATAaccattatttctttattttttgttaaattctAAAACATTAAATTGTTGAATCAACTATCTTGTGGAATGATAAGCATGGTTACTAACAGGGATGAAAAGCAGCAGCTTCTTCTGGGCACCAGACGAGCTAACAGGCAACCGACATACTTATCATCATCCGTGTTGTCAAGTGATAGTATGCATATCGGGATTCTAGCAGCAGCTGCCCATGCTGCTGCAAACAACAGCCCTTTCACTGTTTTTTACAATCCAAGGTTATCAACGGATTCTTATTCATACTATTTTGTATCTTGAAACTGGCCCTGCTTTGTGAAGAATATGACGCTGTAGTTGATGTTGCTTACTTTATCTCCAAATTTTGGCAGAGCTAGCCCGTCAGAATTTGTCATCCCCTTGGCCAAGTACTACAAATCAGTTTGCAGCAACCAAATATCTCTTGGTATGCGCTTTCGAATGATGTTTGAAACTGAAGAATCAGGAACAAGAAGGTACTGGCAAAACATTTTCTTGGTTACAATATGACGTTTGATTATTTAAGAATGCCATCTTCGTAATTTGGTGCTAGTGAATTCACCTGATTCTCAGAACTTTTAATATTTTGCAGATATATGGGTACAATTACCGGTATTAGTGACCTCGATCCAGTCAGGTGGAAAAACTCTCAATGGCGTAACTTACAGGTCAACTCCTTAACAATCTTCCTCTCCAAATTAAGTATTTGGTtatatctttaaaattttcccATGTTTTTATGTGGATGCACATTGGATTATCAGTTTACTTTTCATGAGCAGGTTGGCTGGGATGAGTCAACTGCAGGGGAAAGGCGCAATCGTGTGTCTATTTGGGAGATTGAACCTGTAACTGCTCCATTTTTTATGTGTCCTACCCCACCTTTCTTCCGTTCAAAGCGCTCAAGGCAACCAGGAATGCCAGGTAAAATGAGAATAGAAATGATATTGGTAATTAACTGTTTAATACATCTTTCCACATTTAAGCATCTGATGCTATTCGAATCTGGGGACAAGGCTTGAGAAACTAACTGCTCTATCACGGAGTAAATCTGTTGTGATTAAACACGTGCGTTCACATTTTTTCTTCTGTTACTTTTCACATCAAGTTTCGACTTGTGGGATTTTGCTTCTTTCATGTCAAATCGAATAAATTTCAACTTCTCCGTGATGCAAGAATGTTTTCACTGCGCAGATGATGATTCTTCAGATCTAGATAACATGTTCAGACGGACGATACCGTGGCTCGGTGATGAATTTGGTATGAAAGACCCCCAATCTCTCCCTGGCCTGAGCTTAGTTCAATGGATGAACATGCAGCAGAATTCTTCACTATCTAACTCCATTCAACCAAATTATATAAACCCTGTATCCAGTTCTGTCGTACAAAACCTTGCTGGTACGGATATATCATGCCTAACAGGCGTTCCCATGAATCAAATTTCTCAGCAAAATAACATACAGTTTCGTACCTTGAGACCAACCCAATCCGTACAACAGCTAGACCAGCTTCACAAGCTGCCGATCCCGTCCTCCACATTGAAACCTTTAGGTTCGATTATTCAGCCCCAATTGCAGTTGACAGACGTTTCACAGTCCCAGAGACAAAATATGATCAGTCAATCCttacctgcaaaccaagttcagCCTCAAATTTTGCAGTCACGGAGTCCTGTCCAAGTGCCAAATGTGCTTCAGGAGCAGCAATCTCTTCTTAATCACCAGCTTCAAAGAAATCTTTCTCAAAACCCAACTCAGATGCAGCAACAGCTGATTATGAGTCACTCTCAGCAGCCAAATCTGGTGGCTACTCAGCCCATGGATCATGTAAGTCATCCTTTGAATACATCGGAGAATCAAATACAGCTGCAACTTCTACAAAGGCTTCATCAGCAACAACAATCACTGTTAGCACAGCAATCTGCGTTGCAACAACCTTCTCAAGTTACACTTCTGCAAGATCAGCATAAACAGCTATTCGACATTCCTAGGTCTATGGCGACAAGCCAAATGTTAGATGTTTCTGAAGCCGCACCCAACATACTTCAGTCACATGCCACTCAACAAATGGTGGGAAGCAATAGCCAATCCAATTTTAGGTTTGGGATCCAACCACCTCAGCAACCAAAGCTCTTACCTCAGCAACCAAAGCTTTTACCTCAGCAACAGCAGTCAGGAATATTATCAGAGGTTTCCGGGCATGTCGGGATTTCTTTAAACCCAATGAACAATCAGCTTTCGGGTGGTAGCAGCAGTATATTGACTGGTGCCGCTGGTGCTGGCCAATCTGCAGTTACCGACGACATTCCATCTTGTTCTGCTTCACCATCCACAAACAACTGTCAGAATGCTGCTCAGTCCATCATGAATGGCAAAAATCACCGTTCGACGATGGGGGATGAGATCGCTCAGTCTTCTGCGACGCTTTTGAATATATGTGATATTGAGACTATGTCATCTAATGG comes from Primulina huaijiensis isolate GDHJ02 chromosome 5, ASM1229523v2, whole genome shotgun sequence and encodes:
- the LOC140977320 gene encoding auxin response factor 19-like isoform X1 — translated: MKMPAAAGSQPVNTNSSVDAGEKKSINPELWQACAGPLVNLPAAGTHVVYFPQGHSEQVAASMKKDVDAQIPNYSNLPSKLLCLLHGVTLHADPETDEVYAQMTLQPVSSFDREALLRSDLSTKANKPQTDFFCKTLTASDTSTHGGFSVPRRAAEKIFPLLDFTMQPPAQEIVARDLHDNVWTFRHIYRGQPKRHLLTTGWSLFVSGKRLFAGDSVLFIRDEKQQLLLGTRRANRQPTYLSSSVLSSDSMHIGILAAAAHAAANNSPFTVFYNPRASPSEFVIPLAKYYKSVCSNQISLGMRFRMMFETEESGTRRYMGTITGISDLDPVRWKNSQWRNLQVGWDESTAGERRNRVSIWEIEPVTAPFFMCPTPPFFRSKRSRQPGMPDDDSSDLDNMFRRTIPWLGDEFGMKDPQSLPGLSLVQWMNMQQNSSLSNSIQPNYINPVSSSVVQNLAGTDISCLTGVPMNQISQQNNIQFRTLRPTQSVQQLDQLHKLPIPSSTLKPLGSIIQPQLQLTDVSQSQRQNMISQSLPANQVQPQILQSRSPVQVPNVLQEQQSLLNHQLQRNLSQNPTQMQQQLIMSHSQQPNLVATQPMDHVSHPLNTSENQIQLQLLQRLHQQQQSLLAQQSALQQPSQVTLLQDQHKQLFDIPRSMATSQMLDVSEAAPNILQSHATQQMVGSNSQSNFRFGIQPPQQPKLLPQQPKLLPQQQQSGILSEVSGHVGISLNPMNNQLSGGSSSILTGAAGAGQSAVTDDIPSCSASPSTNNCQNAAQSIMNGKNHRSTMGDEIAQSSATLLNICDIETMSSNGNLLKDLQRKSDVKPSLNAPKSQSHGLFASQAYLNAAGIQVDYLDSSSSATSVLSQNDVQLHQNNSAMCFNTRSMLFRDASHDGKVQDDPRNNVPIGANIDIQLEMPMMSETLITKDMVGSGKDFATSLSSVGGMLSIYENPKESQPELSSSMVSQSFGVPDIAFNSIDSTINEGSFMNRGAWAPPQIPRMRTYTKVYKRGAVGRSIDIMRYTGYDDLKQDLARRFGIEGQIEDRQRIGWKLVYVDHESDVLLVGDDPWEEFVNCVRCIKILSPQEVQQMSLDGDFGNNIINQACSSSDNGVN
- the LOC140977320 gene encoding auxin response factor 19-like isoform X2, yielding MKMPAAAGSQPVNTNSSVDGEKKSINPELWQACAGPLVNLPAAGTHVVYFPQGHSEQVAASMKKDVDAQIPNYSNLPSKLLCLLHGVTLHADPETDEVYAQMTLQPVSSFDREALLRSDLSTKANKPQTDFFCKTLTASDTSTHGGFSVPRRAAEKIFPLLDFTMQPPAQEIVARDLHDNVWTFRHIYRGQPKRHLLTTGWSLFVSGKRLFAGDSVLFIRDEKQQLLLGTRRANRQPTYLSSSVLSSDSMHIGILAAAAHAAANNSPFTVFYNPRASPSEFVIPLAKYYKSVCSNQISLGMRFRMMFETEESGTRRYMGTITGISDLDPVRWKNSQWRNLQVGWDESTAGERRNRVSIWEIEPVTAPFFMCPTPPFFRSKRSRQPGMPDDDSSDLDNMFRRTIPWLGDEFGMKDPQSLPGLSLVQWMNMQQNSSLSNSIQPNYINPVSSSVVQNLAGTDISCLTGVPMNQISQQNNIQFRTLRPTQSVQQLDQLHKLPIPSSTLKPLGSIIQPQLQLTDVSQSQRQNMISQSLPANQVQPQILQSRSPVQVPNVLQEQQSLLNHQLQRNLSQNPTQMQQQLIMSHSQQPNLVATQPMDHVSHPLNTSENQIQLQLLQRLHQQQQSLLAQQSALQQPSQVTLLQDQHKQLFDIPRSMATSQMLDVSEAAPNILQSHATQQMVGSNSQSNFRFGIQPPQQPKLLPQQPKLLPQQQQSGILSEVSGHVGISLNPMNNQLSGGSSSILTGAAGAGQSAVTDDIPSCSASPSTNNCQNAAQSIMNGKNHRSTMGDEIAQSSATLLNICDIETMSSNGNLLKDLQRKSDVKPSLNAPKSQSHGLFASQAYLNAAGIQVDYLDSSSSATSVLSQNDVQLHQNNSAMCFNTRSMLFRDASHDGKVQDDPRNNVPIGANIDIQLEMPMMSETLITKDMVGSGKDFATSLSSVGGMLSIYENPKESQPELSSSMVSQSFGVPDIAFNSIDSTINEGSFMNRGAWAPPQIPRMRTYTKVYKRGAVGRSIDIMRYTGYDDLKQDLARRFGIEGQIEDRQRIGWKLVYVDHESDVLLVGDDPWEEFVNCVRCIKILSPQEVQQMSLDGDFGNNIINQACSSSDNGVN